From Desulfomicrobium apsheronum, the proteins below share one genomic window:
- the rpsL gene encoding 30S ribosomal protein S12: MPTINQLVRKARVLQVKGTKRAALQGCPQRRGVCVRVYTTTPKKPNSALRKVARVRLTNGIEVTSYIPGEGHNLQEHSVVMILGGRVKDLPGVRYKIIRGTLDAAGVQDRRKSRSKYGAKRPK, encoded by the coding sequence ATGCCCACAATTAATCAGTTGGTCCGTAAAGCGCGGGTCCTCCAGGTGAAAGGCACAAAAAGAGCTGCGTTGCAGGGTTGCCCTCAGCGTCGTGGAGTTTGCGTGCGCGTGTATACCACAACGCCCAAGAAGCCGAACTCCGCTCTTCGAAAAGTGGCCAGAGTGCGTCTGACCAATGGAATTGAAGTGACTTCGTACATTCCCGGTGAAGGGCACAACCTGCAGGAGCACTCCGTGGTCATGATCCTCGGCGGCCGTGTCAAGGATTTGCCCGGTGTCCGCTACAAGATTATCAGAGGTACGTTGGATGCGGCCGGTGTTCAGGATCGCCGGAAGAGCCGCTCCAAGTACGGAGCCAAACGTCCTAAATAG
- the rpsG gene encoding 30S ribosomal protein S7 — protein MPRKGATPKREVLPDPKYGSRVVTKFVNQMMYDGKKSVAETIFYDAIEELGKRTDSEPLRAFEQLIEKVKPQMEVKSRRVGGATYQVPMEVRPARQEALAIRWLVNYARSRGEKGMVLRLAAEFLDAYNDRGGAIKKREDTHRMAEANKAFAHYRW, from the coding sequence ATGCCTCGCAAGGGAGCCACGCCAAAGCGTGAAGTGCTGCCGGATCCGAAGTACGGAAGCCGGGTGGTCACAAAATTTGTGAACCAGATGATGTATGACGGCAAGAAAAGCGTTGCCGAAACGATATTCTATGATGCCATTGAAGAACTTGGAAAGCGCACCGACAGCGAGCCGCTCAGAGCATTCGAGCAGCTCATTGAAAAGGTAAAGCCGCAGATGGAAGTGAAATCCCGTCGTGTCGGTGGCGCAACCTATCAGGTTCCCATGGAAGTCCGCCCGGCACGACAGGAAGCCTTGGCTATCCGTTGGCTGGTCAACTATGCCCGTTCTCGCGGAGAGAAAGGCATGGTTTTGCGTTTGGCGGCTGAATTTCTGGATGCTTATAACGATCGCGGTGGTGCCATCAAGAAGCGTGAGGACACCCATCGAATGGCAGAAGCCAACAAAGCTTTTGCTCATTACCGCTGGTAA